A part of Nocardioides sp. WS12 genomic DNA contains:
- a CDS encoding type II toxin-antitoxin system VapC family toxin — protein sequence MIVDASAVLAVLFAEPEAESFKNLMSSTACQMSTANWLEAVMRAEGSRGPTGGAELDTIVTGLGIGLVAVTEAHARAARIAFRRYGRGSGSPAKLNFGDCFAYALSAASGEPLLFKGDDFTHTDVLRAL from the coding sequence ATGATCGTCGATGCGTCGGCGGTGCTCGCTGTTCTCTTCGCCGAACCAGAGGCCGAATCCTTCAAGAACCTGATGAGTTCGACCGCTTGTCAGATGTCGACGGCCAACTGGCTGGAGGCGGTGATGCGCGCTGAGGGATCGCGAGGTCCCACCGGTGGGGCCGAACTGGACACGATCGTGACAGGGCTGGGGATCGGTCTCGTGGCCGTCACCGAAGCCCATGCGCGCGCTGCCCGGATCGCGTTCCGCCGCTACGGCCGCGGCTCCGGCTCGCCAGCCAAGCTCAACTTCGGCGACTGCTTCGCCTATGCGCTCAGCGCCGCGAGCGGTGAGCCGCTGCTGTTCAAGGGCGACGACTTCACCCACACGGACGTGCTGCGCGCCTTGTGA
- a CDS encoding class I SAM-dependent methyltransferase — MATDSTPRTTAALSFGNVVEAYDRGQPGYPREAVAWLTGEQPRSILELGAGTGKLTEHLVALGHDVHATDPDPRMLERLADRIPELRVSQTNAEEIPAADATFDLVIAGNSYEWFNHELALPEIARVLRRGGSLAVVRNLRDERIPWVKRLGNLIGHHVAGLGIGDELDSSPYFGPVDEKAFKQWQVIQRASVQDLVRSLADVATLERTGQESRIREVLAFYDDFGRGMDGMQLPYVTECFRAVVGIQPKTIRTESGTTDALALARESDDQSVSVGAVAAAVEPPADDDSGMLLIDFR, encoded by the coding sequence ATGGCTACCGACTCCACCCCCCGCACCACGGCCGCACTCTCCTTCGGGAACGTGGTCGAGGCCTACGACCGCGGCCAGCCCGGCTACCCGCGCGAGGCCGTAGCGTGGCTGACCGGTGAGCAGCCGCGATCGATCCTCGAACTCGGCGCCGGCACGGGCAAGCTGACCGAGCACCTCGTCGCGCTCGGCCACGACGTCCACGCCACCGACCCCGACCCGCGGATGCTGGAGCGGCTCGCCGACCGGATCCCCGAGTTGCGGGTCTCGCAGACGAACGCCGAGGAGATCCCGGCCGCCGACGCGACCTTCGACCTCGTCATCGCCGGCAATTCCTACGAGTGGTTCAACCACGAGTTGGCGCTGCCCGAGATCGCCCGCGTCCTGCGCCGCGGCGGATCGCTCGCGGTCGTGCGCAACCTGCGCGACGAGCGGATCCCGTGGGTCAAGCGCCTGGGCAACCTGATCGGCCACCACGTCGCCGGGCTCGGCATCGGCGACGAACTGGACTCGTCGCCGTACTTCGGTCCGGTCGACGAGAAGGCCTTCAAGCAGTGGCAGGTCATCCAGCGCGCGTCCGTGCAGGACCTGGTCCGCTCGCTCGCCGACGTCGCCACCCTCGAGCGCACCGGCCAGGAGTCGCGGATCCGGGAGGTCCTCGCGTTCTACGACGACTTCGGTCGCGGCATGGACGGCATGCAGTTGCCCTACGTCACCGAGTGCTTCCGCGCCGTGGTCGGCATCCAGCCGAAGACGATCCGGACCGAGAGCGGTACGACGGACGCACTCGCGCTGGCCAGGGAGTCCGATGACCAGTCGGTGTCCGTCGGAGCCGTCGCGGCCGCGGTCGAGCCGCCGGCCGACGACGACTCCGGAATGCTCCTCATCGACTTCCGCTGA